Proteins encoded within one genomic window of Spirulina major PCC 6313:
- the pyrF gene encoding orotidine-5'-phosphate decarboxylase — translation MSLSDRIIVPLDVPDLKAAFDLLDQLPEVGFWKVGLELFIAAGPEILAELKRRGKRIFLDLKLHDIPNTMAGGVRSAQAYDVDFLTIHAPAGQAALKAAVDAVADAPLKLLAVTLLTSLSARDLAFDLHVSLELPDYVLKMALLAQASGVPGIVCSPHEAAQLRQICGPDFLLVCPGVRPPWATAGDQQRVMTPAQAFQAGASYLVIGRPITQAPDPQAAWQRLGAKL, via the coding sequence ATGAGTTTGAGCGATCGCATTATTGTGCCGTTGGACGTGCCGGATCTCAAAGCCGCGTTCGATTTATTGGATCAACTGCCAGAGGTGGGGTTTTGGAAAGTCGGTCTAGAGCTATTCATCGCCGCCGGGCCGGAGATTTTGGCGGAGTTGAAACGCCGAGGTAAACGGATTTTTCTGGATCTCAAACTCCACGATATTCCCAACACCATGGCCGGGGGAGTGCGATCGGCCCAAGCCTATGACGTGGACTTCCTCACCATCCACGCCCCCGCCGGTCAAGCGGCCCTCAAAGCCGCCGTGGATGCCGTTGCGGATGCCCCCCTCAAACTCCTCGCCGTCACCCTGCTCACCAGTTTGAGCGCCCGCGATCTGGCCTTCGATCTCCATGTTTCGCTTGAACTGCCGGACTATGTCCTCAAGATGGCATTACTCGCCCAAGCCTCCGGCGTACCCGGCATTGTCTGCTCACCCCACGAAGCCGCCCAACTCCGCCAAATCTGCGGGCCGGACTTTCTCCTCGTTTGTCCCGGTGTCCGTCCCCCTTGGGCCACAGCGGGAGATCAACAACGGGTGATGACCCCGGCCCAAGCCTTTCAAGCCGGGGCGAGCTATCTGGTGATCGGTCGCCCGATTACCCAAGCCCCTGATCCCCAAGCCGCTTGGCAACGTTTAGGGGCGAAACTTTGA
- a CDS encoding ABC transporter substrate-binding protein, whose product MAQGKETAALVLSLAITGAIVGGGVWWVMSGSKSSGPGETGSNPPATDSNPAATNSGTVAISTGDRLITSVTTPDKQAAVAAIAQGDFAAAIPRLEASLQATPNDPEALIYLNNARIGTDASYTVAIAIPAGTNADAAQELLRGTAQAQAEINQAGGVNGTRLKVAIVNDNNDPTLASQVAQALVDRPEVLGVVGHFGSDTSAAAAQVYQAAGLVMISPTSTATPLASLGNFIFRTVPNDAATGKALARYQVEQLQTQNTVVFYNSQSDYSNSLKQEFSNELVFENGQIVGEYDLSSGIDPVQALNEAQQQGAQAIALLPNSETLDPALQVVQANGRRLPILAGDSVYNFTTLETAGANGVGMTLAVPWQSQQGNGETFAAAARELWGGDVNWRTAMAYDAVQVFQAALQQNPTRAGVQSAIAAQSFQATGASGTIRFVQSGDRNQAAQLVTIAPGNRSGTGYDFVPLTP is encoded by the coding sequence ATGGCCCAAGGGAAAGAAACAGCCGCATTGGTTTTGTCGTTGGCCATTACGGGCGCGATCGTCGGGGGCGGTGTGTGGTGGGTGATGAGTGGTTCAAAATCCTCTGGGCCGGGGGAAACCGGGTCAAATCCTCCCGCGACCGACTCGAATCCTGCCGCGACGAACAGTGGCACAGTGGCGATCAGCACAGGGGATCGGCTGATCACGTCGGTGACGACCCCGGATAAACAGGCCGCCGTCGCGGCGATCGCCCAAGGCGATTTTGCCGCCGCCATCCCCCGTCTTGAAGCTTCGTTACAAGCCACCCCCAATGATCCCGAAGCTCTGATTTATCTCAACAATGCCCGCATTGGTACGGATGCATCCTACACCGTGGCGATCGCTATTCCGGCCGGAACCAACGCCGATGCCGCCCAAGAACTCCTGCGCGGGACAGCCCAAGCCCAGGCCGAAATCAATCAGGCCGGGGGGGTAAATGGCACGCGGCTGAAGGTTGCGATCGTCAATGACAACAATGATCCCACCCTGGCCAGTCAAGTGGCTCAAGCCCTGGTGGATCGGCCCGAGGTGCTGGGTGTGGTGGGGCATTTCGGCAGTGATACCAGCGCAGCCGCCGCCCAGGTCTATCAAGCGGCGGGATTAGTGATGATTTCCCCCACGAGTACCGCCACCCCCCTCGCAAGCCTCGGCAATTTTATCTTTCGCACGGTTCCCAACGATGCCGCCACCGGGAAAGCCCTCGCCCGCTATCAAGTGGAGCAACTTCAAACCCAAAACACCGTGGTGTTTTATAACAGTCAAAGCGATTACAGCAATTCCCTCAAGCAGGAATTTAGTAATGAATTGGTGTTTGAAAATGGGCAGATTGTCGGGGAATATGATCTCAGCAGTGGCATTGACCCCGTCCAGGCCCTGAATGAGGCGCAACAACAGGGGGCGCAAGCGATCGCCCTCCTGCCCAACTCCGAAACCCTAGACCCAGCCCTGCAAGTGGTGCAGGCTAATGGTCGTCGCTTGCCGATCCTGGCGGGGGATAGTGTCTACAATTTCACCACCCTAGAAACAGCCGGAGCCAACGGAGTGGGAATGACCCTCGCTGTGCCATGGCAAAGTCAACAGGGCAATGGTGAAACCTTCGCCGCTGCGGCGCGGGAACTGTGGGGCGGGGACGTGAATTGGCGCACGGCCATGGCCTACGATGCAGTGCAGGTGTTCCAAGCTGCCCTCCAGCAAAATCCGACGCGGGCAGGGGTGCAGAGTGCGATCGCCGCCCAATCGTTCCAGGCCACCGGGGCTAGCGGTACGATTCGGTTTGTCCAGTCGGGCGATCGCAACCAAGCTGCTCAACTCGTCACCATTGCCCCCGGCAATCGTTCCGGCACTGGCTACGACTTTGTGCCCCTCACCCCTTAA
- a CDS encoding ABC transporter substrate-binding protein: MARNLKETATLLLTLVLTGGVVAGGVLWLGERMQGDESATVQDVDGAFDSRFSRGERWLITDNITPEKQAAQAAIAAGDLPTAIQQLEASLVKQPNDPEALIYLNNLRADGQLVHRIATAVPIGSSLNAAKELLRGVAQSQNQINQGGGIKGIPLQVLVVNDDNDPAVVQAVAQALVEQPEVLAVVGHFGSDSSLAGAEVYEAGQLVMISPTSTSVALSTAGDYIFRTVPSDRFAGSALARYQLDTLQTTKAAVFYNAESNYSQSLRDVFMTDLASQGGEVVTEFNFTAPDFNAEAALNAARANGAETLMLAPNSAVFEQMVAVVTANQGALPILAGDSAYKPELLATGEAGTGIIIAVPWHILGDPDATFPQVARDLWGGDVNWRTAMAYDAVQAIAQGIAIAPSRTGLKETLLSTTFTQGSQGEIKFLPSGDRNQAVQLVTIEPGTRTQYGYEFVPVTP, from the coding sequence ATGGCTCGTAATCTCAAAGAAACTGCAACGCTTTTGCTCACGCTGGTTTTAACGGGGGGAGTGGTTGCGGGTGGGGTGCTGTGGCTGGGTGAGCGGATGCAAGGGGATGAATCGGCAACCGTCCAAGATGTGGACGGAGCCTTCGATAGTCGCTTCAGTCGGGGAGAACGGTGGCTGATTACCGATAACATCACCCCGGAAAAACAAGCTGCCCAAGCGGCGATCGCCGCCGGTGATCTTCCCACAGCAATTCAACAATTAGAAGCCTCCCTCGTGAAGCAACCCAACGACCCGGAAGCGTTGATTTATCTCAATAATTTGCGGGCCGATGGTCAACTCGTCCACCGGATCGCCACCGCTGTCCCCATTGGCAGTAGTCTCAACGCCGCCAAGGAACTGCTGCGGGGCGTGGCCCAAAGCCAAAACCAGATCAACCAAGGCGGCGGGATTAAGGGGATTCCGCTACAGGTGCTGGTGGTGAATGATGATAATGATCCGGCGGTGGTGCAAGCCGTGGCCCAAGCCTTGGTGGAGCAGCCGGAGGTGTTGGCGGTGGTGGGGCATTTTGGTAGCGATAGTTCCTTAGCGGGGGCAGAGGTGTATGAGGCGGGGCAGTTGGTGATGATTTCGCCGACGAGTACATCCGTTGCGCTCTCCACCGCCGGAGATTATATTTTTCGGACAGTACCGAGCGATCGCTTCGCCGGGAGTGCCCTCGCTCGCTATCAACTCGACACCCTCCAAACCACCAAAGCCGCAGTTTTTTATAATGCCGAGAGTAACTATAGCCAATCGCTGCGGGATGTCTTTATGACCGATCTTGCCTCCCAAGGGGGGGAAGTGGTGACGGAATTTAATTTCACCGCGCCGGACTTTAACGCCGAAGCGGCGCTGAATGCCGCCCGTGCCAATGGGGCCGAAACCCTGATGCTCGCGCCCAATTCGGCGGTGTTTGAGCAGATGGTGGCGGTGGTGACGGCGAATCAAGGAGCATTACCGATCCTGGCGGGAGACAGTGCCTATAAACCGGAATTATTAGCCACAGGGGAGGCCGGCACAGGGATCATCATTGCAGTACCATGGCATATTTTGGGTGACCCGGATGCGACGTTTCCCCAAGTAGCGCGAGACCTGTGGGGTGGGGATGTGAATTGGCGCACGGCCATGGCCTACGATGCGGTGCAGGCGATCGCCCAAGGGATTGCGATCGCCCCCAGTCGCACCGGCTTAAAAGAGACACTCCTAAGCACCACCTTCACCCAGGGAAGCCAAGGCGAGATTAAGTTTTTGCCATCGGGCGATCGTAACCAAGCCGTCCAACTGGTCACAATTGAGCCAGGAACCCGCACCCAGTACGGTTACGAGTTTGTCCCTGTTACACCCTAA
- a CDS encoding phosphate ABC transporter substrate-binding protein, translating to MTPKNETLPLILALLVTAGILGGGIWFFTQRTGSNLIPTPDTATNPNPADGAAPPTNGTAANSFPVPSEVPAGTQLWIDGSTSMAKINAAFTNSFKTQFPSASTTIQAQGTSKGIESLIAGQIDLAASSRPLTAAEQNQDLQTVPVAPDQLAFVVSVDNPYRGGLTQAQIQGIYTGQITNWSQVGGPDQPIRALNRPAVSGTYATFKEVVLGGQEASGSNVVTMERDETTGMLQQLQMNGIGYATAAQVENQQTVRMVPINNFNPSDPAYPYQRTLYYVYKNPPNPAVTAFLGFLNTPEAQAALQSAL from the coding sequence ATGACCCCAAAAAACGAAACCCTTCCCCTCATCCTCGCCCTGCTTGTCACTGCTGGAATTCTGGGGGGCGGCATCTGGTTTTTCACCCAACGCACCGGCTCGAACCTCATCCCCACCCCTGACACCGCCACCAATCCCAACCCCGCCGACGGAGCCGCGCCCCCCACCAACGGGACAGCCGCCAATTCGTTCCCCGTCCCTAGTGAAGTCCCCGCCGGAACCCAACTCTGGATCGACGGCTCGACGAGTATGGCGAAAATTAACGCCGCCTTCACCAATAGTTTTAAAACCCAATTTCCCAGCGCCAGCACCACCATCCAAGCCCAAGGCACAAGCAAGGGGATTGAAAGCCTGATCGCCGGTCAAATCGATTTAGCCGCCTCCTCTCGTCCCCTCACCGCCGCTGAACAAAACCAAGACTTACAGACCGTTCCCGTTGCCCCGGATCAGCTAGCCTTTGTCGTCAGTGTGGATAACCCCTATCGAGGCGGCTTAACCCAAGCACAGATTCAGGGCATTTATACCGGGCAGATTACGAACTGGTCTCAGGTGGGTGGGCCGGATCAGCCGATTCGGGCGCTGAATCGCCCAGCGGTGAGCGGAACCTATGCCACTTTTAAAGAGGTGGTCTTAGGGGGCCAAGAGGCTAGCGGGTCGAATGTGGTGACGATGGAGCGGGATGAAACCACTGGGATGCTGCAACAGTTGCAAATGAACGGGATTGGCTATGCCACGGCCGCCCAAGTGGAGAATCAGCAGACGGTGCGCATGGTGCCGATTAACAATTTTAATCCCAGCGATCCGGCCTATCCCTATCAGCGCACCCTGTACTATGTGTATAAAAATCCGCCCAATCCGGCGGTGACGGCATTTTTAGGGTTTCTCAATACGCCAGAGGCTCAAGCCGCGCTCCAAAGTGCGCTGTAA
- a CDS encoding LapA family protein, which translates to MMRQVNFVLIFLVCLAIAFFCLENTNPITVQLLPGKTVEAPLAIELLITMGAGATLAWLFSLWVKLQRQISAMQDYKQVQVRDRRITELEQELQRYKAEIKQQKLPPADEA; encoded by the coding sequence ATGATGCGCCAAGTCAATTTTGTGTTGATTTTTTTGGTTTGTTTAGCGATCGCATTTTTCTGCCTGGAAAATACTAACCCGATCACGGTGCAGCTTCTACCGGGAAAAACCGTCGAAGCTCCCCTCGCCATTGAACTGTTGATCACGATGGGGGCGGGGGCGACCTTGGCTTGGTTGTTTAGCCTCTGGGTGAAGTTGCAGCGACAAATTAGCGCGATGCAGGATTACAAACAGGTGCAGGTGCGCGATCGCCGCATCACGGAACTGGAGCAGGAACTCCAACGCTACAAGGCGGAAATCAAGCAGCAAAAACTTCCCCCAGCCGATGAGGCCTAG
- a CDS encoding glutathione S-transferase family protein, which yields MLLLQFSTSHYCRKARLMLGFKGIPYDVENLTPGLHLVRLKPLTGLTTVPVLCPSGTADGEAIADSTAIAQYLDQHYPDPPLLLGDPEGDRQVQWLEDWLDESIGVATRFVYYDYRAQDGKHLDTSWVNGLVIQLVCRQYNINAAAVRLARQRLDLALNQVLTPWQTGPFLVGDRYTLADLTAAALLAPLAIVPPYLEQYPWLWERIAAVHQHCGELLPPRVHD from the coding sequence ATGCTGCTTTTACAATTCAGTACGTCCCATTATTGCCGCAAAGCACGGCTAATGTTGGGATTCAAGGGGATACCGTATGATGTGGAAAACCTGACACCGGGCTTGCACCTAGTCCGCCTCAAACCGTTGACGGGTTTAACCACGGTGCCGGTGCTCTGCCCATCGGGAACGGCGGATGGGGAGGCGATCGCCGATTCCACTGCGATCGCCCAGTATCTAGACCAGCATTATCCCGATCCCCCCTTGTTGCTCGGTGATCCTGAGGGCGATCGCCAGGTGCAATGGCTCGAAGATTGGCTCGATGAAAGTATTGGCGTGGCCACCCGCTTTGTTTATTACGACTATCGCGCCCAGGACGGGAAACACCTCGATACCTCATGGGTGAATGGCCTGGTGATTCAACTGGTGTGCCGTCAATACAACATCAATGCAGCGGCTGTCCGCTTGGCGCGGCAACGGTTGGATCTGGCCTTGAATCAGGTGTTAACGCCGTGGCAGACCGGGCCGTTTCTCGTGGGCGATCGCTACACCCTCGCCGATCTTACCGCCGCTGCTCTATTGGCTCCGTTGGCGATCGTCCCCCCCTACCTGGAGCAATACCCCTGGCTTTGGGAGCGAATCGCCGCCGTCCATCAGCATTGCGGCGAACTGTTACCTCCCAGGGTTCATGATTGA